A window of Zingiber officinale cultivar Zhangliang chromosome 5A, Zo_v1.1, whole genome shotgun sequence contains these coding sequences:
- the LOC121979538 gene encoding auxin response factor 2A-like, which yields MASSDVSVKGSCGGQVQSFSSGCSEPRDGANVGVADANESLGFANEPLRVKESEDALYTELWLACAGPLVTIPRVGEKVFYFPQGHIEQVEGSTNQVSDQQMPLYNLPWKILCRVMNVQLKAEPDTDEVYAQVTLLPDKQDENTVEKEAVPSPKPRPHVYSFCKTLTASDTSTHGGFSVLRRHADECLPPLDMSRQPPSQELVAKDLHGVEWRFRHIFRGQPCRHLLQSGWSVFVSSKRLVAGDAFIFLRGENRELRVGVRRAMRQLANVPSSVISSHSMHLGVLATAWHAVNTGTMFTVYYKPRTSPSEFIVPFDEYMDSIKSNPSIGMRFKMRFEGEEAPEQRFTGTIVGIGEADADRWPGSKWKCLKVRWDETSCIPRPKRVSPWKIEPALTPPPLNPLQMPRPKKPRNSTFPYSADTSLKKEGTSKVTVDPSQSHRAPRVLQVQEGMILGSSFTDVNESNKAPKHMMWSAYEGEKNEVSAHRRFGSDSLMHVNRHQQTCSGFQPLDSCGFPSFYEHTSSDKNLYKSHFQDQAAKQEHSPGSWSLMPTYSNSSMPECNLKASAQVGEMSYQKIGIIYSRLDNWPHSRAIKPQPFVLSQNEVTKPQGTRGYKLFGFNLNNSPLISESAVPQSKSADVLFPCVHPPSLGLEANKQSDFPISDKIIGSSLTNFISEKLVPLCPLASKDNQDKVQGGSTRSCTKVHKQGIALVRSVDLTKFNGYEELVAELDQMFGFEGALVAANKTWLVVYTDNEGDMMLVGDDPWHEFCNMVRKIFIYTHEEVQRMNHRTLNSLVEESPSASDERIAGEGTKEAAATANPENSRSCPGNDVAF from the exons ATGGCGTCGTCGGACGTGTCGGTCAAGGGTAGCTGTGGGGGACAAGTGCAGAGCTTTTCGTCCGGGTGTAGCGAGCCGCGTGATGGCGCGAACGTCGGCGTAGCCGATGCGAATGAAAGCTTGGGCTTCGCCAACGAGCCCCTCCGTGTTAAAG AATCGGAGGACGCTCTGTACACTGAGCTATGGCTCGCTTGTGCCGGTCCTTTAGTGACGATTCCTAGAGTTGGGGAGAAGGTCTTTTACTTCCCTCAGGGACATATTGAGCAG GTGGAGGGGTCGACGAATCAGGTTTCTGACCAGCAGATGCCGCTTTACAACCTCCCATGGAAGATCCTTTGCCGTGTGATGAATGTTCAACTGAAG GCTGAGCCAGATACAGACGAGGTGTATGCTCAGGTGACATTGCTCCCAGATAAG CAAGATGAGAACACAGTAGAGAAGGAAGCGGTCCCATCTCCAAAGCCACGACCTCATGTGTATTCTTTCTGCAAAACACTGACTGCATCAGATACGAGCACACATGGTGGGTTCTCAGTGCTACGACGTCATGCGgatgagtgcctccctccactg GATATGAGCCGGCAACCACCAAGTCAAGAACTGGTGGCAAAGGATTTACATGGAGTGGAGTGGCGTTTCCGCCACATCTTTCGGG GTCAGCCATGCAGACATTTACTTCAAAGTGGTTGGAGTGTCTTTGTAAGTTCGAAGAGGCTTGTTGCTGGAGATGCCTTTATATTTCTAAG AGGGGAGAATAGGGAACTTCGTGTTGGAGTAAGACGAGCAATGCGACAGCTGGCCAATGTTCCATCATCAGTTATATCAAGTCACAGTATGCACCTTGGTGTCCTTGCAACAGCATGGCATGCTGTCAACACAGGCACCATGTTTACTGTTTACTACAAACCAAG GACTAGTCCATCCGAATTTATTGTTCCCTTTGATGAATATATGGATTCTATTAAGAGCAATCCTTCTATTGGGATGAGGTTCAAAATGAGATTTGAAGGTGAAGAGGCACCAGAGCAAAG GTTCACCGGAACTATTGTCGGGATAGGTGAGGCTGATGCTGACAGGTGGCCTGGTTCTAAATGGAAATGCCTCAAG GTGCGCTGGGATGAAACATCTTGTATTCCTCGCCCGAAGAGGGTTTCTCCATGGAAAATTGAGCCTGCTCTTACACCGCCACCTCTTAATCCTCTACAAATGCCGCGACCAAAAAAGCCACGAAATTCAACCTTTCCCTATTCAGCTGACACTTCTCTTAAAAAAGAAG GAACTTCCAAAGTTACTGTAGACCCTTCCCAATCACATAGAGCACCAAGGGTCTTGCAAGTTCAAGAAGGGATGATCTTGGGAAGTAGCTTCACTGATGTGAATGAGTCAAATAAAGCTCCAAAACACATGATGTGGTCAGCATATGAGGGAGAGAAAAATGAGGTTTCTGCTCACAGAAGATTTGGATCAGACAGCTTAATGCATGTAAACAGGCATCAGCAAACTTGTTCAGGATTCCAGCCTCTTGATTCATGTGGGTTTCCATCATTTTATGAGCACACTTCAAGTGATAAAAACCTCTATAAGAGTCATTTCCAAGATCAAGCGGCCAAACAAGAACATTCACCCGGATCTTGGTCTTTGATGCCTACATATTCAAATTCTAGTATGCCTGAATGCAATTTGAAGGCAAGTGCACAAGTTGGTGAAATGTCCTACCAGAAAATTGGAATCATAT ATTCTAGACTAGATAACTGGCCTCATTCTAGGGCCATCAAACCTCAACCTTTTGTACTGTCACAAAATGAGGTAACAAAGCCCCAAGGGACTAGAGGTTATAAGCTATTTGGGTTTAATCTAAACAACAGTCCACTGATATCTGAATCAGCTGTACCACAGAGTAAGTCTGCTGATGTTCTGTTCCCATGTGTCCATCCTCCATCACTTGGCTTAGAGGCTAATAAACAATCAGATTTTCCCATTTCCGATAAAATTATTGGTAGCTCATTGACAAATTTCATTTCAGAGAAGTTGGTTCCACTTTGTCCACTTGCTTCTAAAGATAACCAGGACAAAGTGCAAGGTGGTTCAACTCGGAGTTGCACAAAG GTGCATAAACAAGGTATTGCTCTTGTCAGATCTGTGGATCTCACTAAGTTCAATGGTTATGAAGAACTTGTCGCAGAACTTGATCAAATGTTTGGTTTTGAGGGTGCCTTAGTGGCTGCTAACAAAACTTGGCTGGTTGTGTACACTGATAATGAAGGTGATATGATGCTTGTGGGAGATGACCCCTGGCA TGAATTCTGCAATATGGTCCGCAAGATCTTCATCTATACTCATGAGGAGGTCCAAAGGATGAACCATAGAACATTAAATTCTCTAGTTGAAGAAAGTCCATCTGCTTCTGATGAAAGAATAGCTGGTGAAGGAACTAAAGAAGCTGCTGCTACTGCTAATCCTGAAAATTCTAGGAGCTGTCCTGGAAATGATGTG GCATTTTAA